The Plectropomus leopardus isolate mb unplaced genomic scaffold, YSFRI_Pleo_2.0 unplaced_scaffold26727, whole genome shotgun sequence nucleotide sequence TCACTCCGCCCAGCAGCTTGTTGAGCTCCTCGTCGTTGCGTACCGCCAGCTGCAGGTGTCTGGGGATGATCCGGGTCTTCTTGTTGTCGCGGGCCGCGTTCCCGGCCAGCTCCAGGATCTCAGCGGTCAGGTACTCCAGCACCGCCGCCAGGTACACCGGAGCTCCGGCGCCGACCCGCTGAGCGTAGTTCCCCTTCCGCAGCAGCCTGTGGACGCGACCCACCGGGAACTGCAGCCCGGCACGAGAGGAGCGGGTCTTCGCCTTGGCCCTGGTCTTACCGGCACCTTTACCACCGCGTGCAGACATCTTTCGAGTTGTTCGTTTGTTTCCCGACTGTAGAAAACTGTAATAACATGCCGCCAAAACCAGGTTTATATCACCGCCGAGCTGCTCTCCGATTGGTCAGAGTGAGCGGTATGTACAATCGGCCAATCAGAACAAAGCTCGCGTCAGTTTTCTCTTCCGCTTTATtactccttcaaaataaaaaaaataaaaacacacctggAGGTACATGAAGGAGACGtgaataaatatagaaaaaggaaaatagagaCATTGAtttagttaataataataatcttcatACATGCGAAATTATTGTCTATGcatctgtttatatttatattatgttaaGTTGTGTTACATGTATTACATGTGTTACAAACTATATAATAATGctttgaaaagatgttttttttaatttattttattttttatcatatttcattcttgattattacaataatatatatattatacacacacacacacacacacaca carries:
- the LOC121967037 gene encoding histone H2A, sperm-like, with product MSARGGKGAGKTRAKAKTRSSRAGLQFPVGRVHRLLRKGNYAQRVGAGAPVYLAAVLEYLTAEILELAGNAARDNKKTRIIPRHLQLAVRNDEELNKLLGGVTIAQGGVLPNIQAVLLPKKSEKPSTKK